One Manihot esculenta cultivar AM560-2 chromosome 18, M.esculenta_v8, whole genome shotgun sequence genomic window carries:
- the LOC110606361 gene encoding protein SOB FIVE-LIKE 5, translated as MNMSRCSSSGCESGWTLYLDQSSLSKNQYQGFGGFVDGGYARVDDDEEEEDLSMVSDASSRPPHYCEDDEDCFDQLDKKNKSKKKSKEYDRSQQHSYLDDTASSPVLGKKVGKNEASMNHVLEFSQGFSATHFKGKSSLKKHFGFFQSSLPGKSASEEPGGFQGKNWK; from the exons ATGAATATGTCTCGTTGCAGTAGTAGTGGGTGTGAGTCTGGCTGGACTTTGTACTTGGATCAATCCTCTCTTTCCAAGAATCAGTATCAGGGTTTTGGTGGGTTTGTTGATGGAGGTTATGCAAGagttgatgatgatgaagaagaagaggattTGTCCATGGTTTCAGATGCATCCTCTAGACCTCCACATTATTGTGAGGATGATGAAGATTGCTTTGATCAATTGGACAAGAAGAATAAAAGCAAAAAGAAGAGCAAAGAATATGATAGAAGCCAGCAGCATTCATATCTTGATGATACTGCTAGCTCTCCTGTGTTGGGCAAG AAAGTGGGCAAGAATGAAGCTTCAATGAACCATGTCCTGGAATTTTCACAAGGTTTCTCAGCTACTCATTTCAAG GGGAAATCTTCACTGAAGAAGCACTTTGGATTCTTTCAATCTTCTCTTCCAGGAAAATCAGCTTCAGAAGAACCAG GTGGCTTCCAAGGAAAAAACTGGAAATGA